A portion of the Roseovarius sp. SCSIO 43702 genome contains these proteins:
- a CDS encoding head-tail connector protein encodes MILIEETAVPQAALPVEQFKAHLRLGTGFSDDDVQDAVLESFLRAALATIEARTGKILIEREFSWELTRWRGVTEQALPVAPVVLVLGLAIRNRMDDVTLIDPASYRLVPDSQRPMLRAMGTSLPTIPRGGTADIRFIAGFGADWGALPADLGQAVLLLAAHFYENRSETAMAEGNIPFGVSSLIERYRTVRILGGRGR; translated from the coding sequence ATGATTCTTATCGAAGAAACCGCTGTCCCGCAGGCCGCCCTGCCTGTCGAACAGTTCAAGGCGCATCTTCGCCTTGGCACGGGGTTTTCGGACGACGATGTGCAGGACGCCGTGTTGGAGAGCTTTCTTCGAGCCGCGCTTGCGACGATCGAGGCACGGACCGGCAAGATCCTGATCGAGCGCGAGTTCTCGTGGGAGCTGACGCGCTGGCGCGGTGTCACGGAGCAGGCCCTGCCTGTTGCGCCCGTCGTCCTCGTCCTCGGTCTCGCCATACGCAACCGGATGGACGACGTGACGCTGATCGACCCGGCGAGCTACAGGCTCGTCCCGGATTCTCAGCGCCCGATGCTGCGCGCGATGGGGACGAGCCTGCCCACCATTCCGCGTGGCGGCACCGCCGATATCCGCTTCATCGCGGGTTTCGGCGCCGACTGGGGCGCGCTTCCCGCCGACCTGGGGCAGGCCGTGCTGCTTCTGGCCGCACATTTCTACGAGAACCGCAGCGAAACGGCGATGGCCGAGGGCAATATCCCCTTCGGCGTCTCGAGCCTCATCGAGCGCTACCGCACCGTGCGCATCCTCGGCGGGAGGGGGCGCTGA
- a CDS encoding head-tail adaptor protein, with amino-acid sequence MARVHLNRLLTLESPRRVADGAGGYAETWQEIGQLWGDISARTGREAVIGETPRSTTGYRITVRAAPHGAPSRPRPHQRFRDGARLYRIEAVTDRDPHARFLTCYCEEEVAV; translated from the coding sequence ATGGCTCGGGTTCATCTCAATCGCCTCCTCACGCTCGAGTCGCCCCGCCGCGTCGCGGATGGCGCGGGCGGCTATGCCGAAACCTGGCAGGAGATCGGACAGCTCTGGGGCGATATCTCCGCCCGCACGGGCCGCGAGGCCGTCATCGGCGAGACCCCCCGCTCGACCACCGGCTATCGCATCACGGTGCGGGCCGCCCCACACGGGGCCCCGTCCCGGCCGAGGCCGCATCAGCGCTTCCGCGACGGCGCGCGCCTCTACCGGATCGAGGCAGTGACCGACCGCGATCCGCACGCGCGCTTTCTCACCTGCTATTGCGAAGAGGAGGTCGCGGTATGA
- a CDS encoding DUF3168 domain-containing protein — translation MSYGVSSALQSAIYTRLTSDPALAALVGTAIYDALPAGALPSLYVALGPEDVRPAHDKTGGGAWHRLRLSVVTDGAGFQAAKEVAGAISDALADAPLPLSRGRVAAINFHRARARREGSGDIRRIDLVFRARTEDIH, via the coding sequence ATGAGCTACGGCGTTTCATCGGCCCTGCAATCGGCCATCTATACCCGCCTGACCAGCGACCCCGCCCTCGCGGCACTGGTCGGCACGGCGATCTACGACGCGCTGCCCGCGGGTGCCCTGCCGTCCCTCTATGTCGCCCTCGGCCCCGAGGACGTGCGCCCCGCGCATGACAAGACGGGCGGCGGCGCGTGGCATCGGCTCAGGCTCTCGGTAGTGACCGACGGCGCGGGCTTCCAGGCGGCCAAGGAGGTCGCAGGCGCGATCAGCGACGCGCTCGCCGATGCGCCCCTGCCGCTCAGCCGGGGTCGTGTGGCGGCGATCAATTTCCACAGGGCGCGCGCACGCCGCGAAGGCAGCGGCGATATCCGCCGCATCGACCTCGTCTTTCGCGCGCGCACCGAAGACATTCACTGA
- a CDS encoding phage major tail protein, TP901-1 family, with protein sequence MAVQNGKDLLIKVDLTGDGNFQSVAGLRATRISFNAESVDVTSLESQGGWRELLSGAGVKSASISGSGIFRDEGSDERVRQIFFDGETPDFQVIIPDFGIVEGAFQVASIEYAGTHDGEATYELSLASAGQLTFTAA encoded by the coding sequence ATGGCTGTTCAAAATGGCAAGGACCTCTTGATCAAGGTCGACCTGACGGGCGACGGGAACTTTCAGTCCGTGGCCGGCCTTCGCGCCACCCGCATCAGTTTCAACGCCGAAAGCGTCGACGTGACAAGCCTCGAGAGCCAGGGCGGCTGGCGCGAGCTTCTGTCGGGCGCCGGCGTCAAATCGGCCTCGATCAGCGGCTCGGGCATCTTCCGCGACGAAGGCTCGGACGAGCGCGTGCGCCAGATCTTCTTTGACGGAGAAACGCCCGATTTCCAGGTCATCATCCCCGATTTCGGCATCGTCGAGGGCGCCTTCCAGGTCGCCTCGATCGAATATGCCGGCACCCATGACGGCGAGGCGACCTACGAGCTTTCGCTCGCCTCCGCCGGGCAACTCACCTTCACGGCGGCCTGA
- a CDS encoding gene transfer agent family protein, producing MANPWAGEATLVIDGKRHVLKLTLGALAELEATLSSGSLVDLVERFERAEFSTRDVLALIVAGLRGGGWNGRADDLFTAEIEGGPVMAARVAATLLARAFTLPEGP from the coding sequence ATGGCGAATCCCTGGGCTGGCGAAGCCACACTCGTCATCGACGGCAAGCGTCACGTTCTCAAGCTGACCCTCGGAGCCCTGGCCGAGCTCGAGGCGACGCTCTCGTCCGGCTCGCTCGTGGACCTGGTCGAGCGGTTCGAACGCGCCGAGTTCTCGACCCGTGACGTCCTCGCGCTCATCGTCGCCGGCCTGCGCGGCGGGGGGTGGAACGGGCGGGCCGACGATCTCTTCACCGCCGAGATCGAGGGCGGCCCGGTCATGGCCGCGCGCGTCGCGGCCACCCTTCTTGCCCGCGCCTTCACCCTGCCGGAGGGCCCATGA
- a CDS encoding rcc01693 family protein: protein MTPLDWAGLMRAGHIRLGLQPAEFWALTPAELSLMLGHGGPAPMASDRLRELMDAYPDQTERSENG, encoded by the coding sequence ATGACCCCGCTCGACTGGGCTGGCCTCATGCGCGCCGGGCACATCCGGCTCGGCCTGCAACCGGCCGAATTCTGGGCGCTTACCCCGGCGGAACTCTCGCTGATGCTGGGTCATGGCGGGCCCGCACCGATGGCAAGCGACCGGCTCAGGGAGCTCATGGACGCCTACCCCGATCAAACCGAAAGGTCCGAAAATGGATGA